From Juglans regia cultivar Chandler chromosome 6, Walnut 2.0, whole genome shotgun sequence, the proteins below share one genomic window:
- the LOC108982663 gene encoding uncharacterized protein LOC108982663: protein MGPRAPQVKCTLDQFTQQHPLTFDGKSQLLDAERWIKKMEKIFQALFCTDDQKELGEGVPITWGRIKQAFLDRFFSQEFQEARARQFDELVQGTMNIERYAAIFVELSRFASYLIPDEVKKAAKFERGLHPRIQSCLIPLRIRNFTDLVTRATLVEEDMRANAELFNKKKLDEGVPITWGCFKLVFLDRLFSQELQEARAR, encoded by the exons ATGGGACCTAGGGCTCCCCAAGTCAAATGCACCCTAGATCAGTTTACTCAACAACACCCTCTGACCTTTGATGGCAAGTCACAATTGCTAGATGCTGAAAGGTGGATCAAGAAGATGGAAAAGATCTTTCAGGCGCTTTTCTGTACTGACGATCAGAAG GAACTCGGTGAAGGAGTACCCATCACCTGGGGTCGCATCAAGCAAGCCTTTTTAGATCGTTTCTTCTCCCAAGAATTTCAGGAGGCAAGAGCCAGACAATTTGATGAATTAGTTCAAGGGACAATGAATATCGAGCGTTATGCTGCAATATTTGTGGAGCTATCTCGTTTCGCAAGTTACTTGATTCCAGATGAAGTGAAGAAGGCAGCAAAGTTCGAGCGAGGACTACATCCGAGAATTCAGAGTTGCTTAATACCACTTAGGATCCGTAATTTCACCGACTTGGTCACTCGAGCCACTCTTGTAGAAGAAGATATGAGGGCGAATGCAGAGCTTTTCAATAAGAAGAAACTCGATGAAGGAGTACCCATCACCTGGGGTTGCTTCAAGCTGGTGTTTTTAGATCGTTTATTCTCCCAGGAACTTCAAGAGGCAAGAGCCAGATAG
- the LOC108982664 gene encoding isocitrate dehydrogenase [NADP]-like, which yields MAFEKIKVANPIVEMDGDEMTRVFWKSIKDKLIFPFVELDIKYFDLGLANRDATNDRVTVESAQATLMYNVAIKCATITPDETRVKEFNLKQMWKSPNGTIRNILNGTVFREPIMCKNIPRLVPGWTKPICIGRHAFGDQYRATDTVIQGSGKLKLVFVPDGHDEKKEFEVFNFTGAGGVALSMYNTDESICAFAEASMNTAYLKRWPLYLSTKNTILKKYDGRFKDIFQEIYETQWKSKFEAAGIWYEHRLIDDMVAYALKSEGGYVWACKNYDGDVQSDFLAQGFGSLGLMTSVLVCPDGKTIEAEAAHGTVTRHFRVHQRGGETSTNSIASIFAWTRGLAHRAKLDSNSRLSDFTEKLEAACIGTVESGKMTKDLALLIHGPKVARSRYLNTEQFIDAVAEELRARLFTKAKL from the exons atggcTTTCGAGAAGATAAAGGTGGCTAACCCCATCGTTGAAATGGACG GAGATGAAATGACTCGAGTCTTTTGGAAATCCATCAAAGATAAG CTTATATTTCCCTTTGTGGAGTTGGATATCAAGTACTTTGATCTTGGCCTCGCTAATCGGGATGCAACAAATGATAGAGTCACAGTTGAAAGTGCTCAAGCTACTCTTAT GTATAATGTAGCAATAAAGTGTGCAACTATAACACCGG ATGAAACTCGTGTCAAGGAGTTCAACTTGAAACAAATGTGGAAGAGTCCAAATGGGACAATTCGGAACATTTTAAATG GCACTGTTTTTAGAGAACCAATCATGTGCAAAAACATCCCCCGACTTGTCCCAG GTTGGACCAAGCCAATATGCATTGGAAGACATGCTTTTGGTGATCAGTACCGAGCAACTGATACTGTTATACAGGGATCTGGAAAGCTTAAATTGGTTTTTG TACCTGATGGACATGATGAGAAGAAAGAGTTCGAAGTTTTCAACTTTACTGGTGCTGGAGGTGTAGCTCTATCCATGTACAACACCGATGAG TCCATTTGTGCTTTTGCTGAGGCTTCAATGAACACTGCATACCTAAAGAGGTGGCCACTTTATCTTAGCACCAAAAACACCATTCTTAAGAAATACGATGGCAG ATTCAAGGACATATTTCAGGAAATTTATGAAACCCAATGGAAGTCTAAGTTTGAGGCTGCAGGGATATG GTATGAACACCGTCTAATAGATGATATGGTAGCATATGCTCTTAAAAGTGAAGGAGGCTATGTTTGGGCATGCAAAAATTATGATGGGGATGTGCAGAGTGATTTCTTAGCCCAAG GATTCGGATCTCTTGGGCTGATGACCTCAGTACTG GTGTGCCCAGATGGAAAAACCATTGAAGCCGAAGCAGCCCATGGGACTGTAACCCGCCATTTCCGGGTTCATCAGAGAGGAGGTGAAACCAGCACAAACAGCATAGCATCAATCTTTGCTTGGACACGGGGTCTTGCACACAG GGCAAAGTTGGATAGCAATTCCAGACTTTCGGATTTTACTGAGAAGCTGGAAGCAGCATGTATTGGAACTGTCGAATCTGGGAAGATGACTAAGGATCTTGCACTTCTTATTCATGGGCCCAA GGTCGCCAGGTCTCGGTATCTGAATACAGAACAGTTCATTGATGCTGTAGCAGAGGAGCTGAGAGCAAGATTATTTACCAAAGCAAAGTTGTAG